The Methanomassiliicoccales archaeon genome window below encodes:
- a CDS encoding oligosaccharide flippase family protein, with product MTESLKLRLIKNAGWLFSAEVISKLLAYGVVVLLSRTLGPEGLGQYSFIFYYVGLLGIFSDLGVGYYLMREVARDRKKLNELLPGVLGLKIVLAIVNFLVIVGITLFLPKPDWMKILIILAGAEAMLTW from the coding sequence ATGACTGAGAGCTTAAAACTAAGGCTAATCAAAAACGCGGGCTGGCTTTTCAGTGCTGAGGTTATTTCGAAACTCCTAGCCTATGGCGTGGTAGTACTTTTAAGCAGAACCCTAGGCCCGGAAGGACTCGGTCAGTATTCGTTCATCTTCTACTACGTGGGGCTTCTTGGAATATTCTCTGATTTGGGTGTTGGTTATTATCTTATGAGGGAAGTTGCCAGGGACAGGAAAAAGCTCAACGAGCTGCTCCCGGGTGTCTTGGGTCTTAAGATCGTACTCGCGATTGTTAATTTCTTGGTTATTGTAGGAATAACACTTTTCCTTCCGAAGCCGGATTGGATGAAGATTCTCATAATTTTGGCTGGAGCTGAGGCAATGCTTACTTGGAT